A single region of the Nicotiana sylvestris chromosome 6, ASM39365v2, whole genome shotgun sequence genome encodes:
- the LOC138871399 gene encoding uncharacterized protein, whose amino-acid sequence MKAQALADHLAENPVDEEYKPLKTYFPNEELRFYCTNNMAEYETCILGLRMAMDIGVQEVLILGDSDLLVYQIQGEIGNMRFKTHTVPTVLAGSLSTVPVNRVQSQIHDQHAYYNVVEEELDGEPWFHDIKEYIRMGVYPVQATVRATPYLLVYDTEVVIPAEVEIPSVRIVAEAEIDDDEWVKTRLEQLSLIDEKRLAAVCHG is encoded by the exons atgaaagcacaagcattggccgaccatttggctgagaatcctgtggatgaagaatacaaaCCTTTGAAGACCTATTTCcctaatgaagag cttcggttctactgtactaacaacatggctgagtacgagacatgcattttgggtttgaggatggctatGGATataggtgtccaggaagtcttgatcttgggtgactcggaccttctggtgtaccagattcagggagaaatAGGAAACatgagatttaaaactcataccgtaccgacagtgcttgcaggatctttgtcaacggttccagtcaatagagttcag AGTCAGATCcacgatcaacatgcttactataatgtggtggaagaagagctcgatggggagccttggtttcacgatatcaaagaatacatcaggatgggggtgtatccagtacaagccacag TaagggcaactccttatttgttggtgtatgacaccgaagtagtgatacccgcagaagtggaaattccatccgtTCGAATTGTCGCGGaagctgagatcgatgatgatgagtgggtcaaaacccgcttggaacaattgagtctgattgatgagaaaagattagcagcagtgtgtcatggctag
- the LOC138871400 gene encoding uncharacterized protein yields the protein MAIDLDVHELLVMGDSDLLIRQAQGNTHIDPLEIEVQNQHGYCNKIETEPDGEPWYYDIKRFLKIREYPEYAKGDQKRTIRQLASGFFLNGEILYKRTPDLNLLRYIDATKAERIMSEVHSRIHGDLIRSPPLELHPMSSPWPFVAWGMDVICPIEPETSNGHRFILVAIDYFTKWAEAVTFKEITKNVVVDFVHSNIIYRFGIPKTIITDNAANLNNDLMKEVCEQFKIMHLHSTPYRPKANGAVEAANKNIKKILRKMIQGSRKWHENLPFALLGYRMTVHTSVGATPYLLVYGIEAVIHAEVKIPSLRIIVESDIEDTEWVKTQLEQLMLIDDKRLAVVCFGQLYQQRITRAYNKKVRPRQFEVGQLVLKHILPHQVEAKGKPRCRAQVVMIEACSFSYHQKDDHMIVGVNFDNVSATQLLKFHFLKF from the exons ATGGCCATTGATCTGGATGTGCATGAACTATTGGTTATGGGAGATTCCGACTtgcttatccggcaagcccaag GCAACACTCATATTGATCCACTAGAAATTGAAGTTCAGAAtcaacacggttactgcaataaaATTGAGACAGAAccagatggtgaaccatggtactATGACATAAAACGATTCCTGAAAATAAGAGAATATCCAGAGTATGCCAAAGGGGATCAAAAAAGAACTATAAGGCAGCTCGCCAGTGGTTTTTTCCTGAATGGGGAAATTCTATACAAGAGGACCCCAGATTTAAACTTGTTGAGATACATAGATGCCACAAAAGCGGAGCGGATCATGAGCGAAGTGCATTCGAGG ATTCATGGTGACCTGATTCGTTCGCCTCCTTtggagttgcatcccatgtcctctccttggcctttcgttgcttggggaatggatgttatttgtCCAATCGAGCCAGAgacttcaaatgggcatagattcattttggttgcaattgattacttcaccaaatgggcgGAAGCCGTCACTTTTAAAGAAATCACCAAGAATGTAGTGGTAGACTTTGTTCATTCCAACATCATCTAtcgctttggtatcccaaagaccattatcactgataatgcagCCAATCTAAATAATGATTTGATGaaggaggtatgcgaacaatttaaaatCATGCATCTCCATTCTACCCCTTACCGGCCAAAAGCTAATGGAGCCGTTGAAGCGGCGAACAAGAACATTAAGAAGATTCTTAGAAAGATGATCCAAGGTTCCAGGAAATGGCATGAAAATTTGCCTTTTGCTCTTTTGGGATACCGCATGACTGTTCACACATCTGTTGGTGCAACTCCGTATCTGCTTGTATATGGAATTGAAGCTGTAATACACGCTGAAGTCAAAATTCCCTCTCTCCGAATTATTGTGGAATCAGATATTGAAGAcactgagtgggtcaagactcaaTTAGAACAACTGATGTTGATCGATGATAAACGGCTAGCAGTAGTGTGTTTTGGCCAGTTATACCAGCAAAGAATAACACGcgcttacaataagaaagtgcgccCAAGGCAGTTTGAGGTAGGCCAGCTAGTTTTGAAACACATCCTTCCGCACCAGgtagaagctaaaggaaa GCCTCGCTGCAGAGCACAAGTTGTAATGATCGAAGCTTGTAGTTTCAGTTATCATCAGAAGGACGATCACATGATAGTTGGAGTTAACTTTGACAACGTGTCGGCAACACAGCTTCTCAAGTTTCATTTTCTCAAATTCTGA